CCTGATGACACGACAGTACTCCACGGTCACACAGGCGGATCTCGACCTCGTCATCCAGGCGAACCATTGGAATCCTTTCACGGTCCTGGGCCCGCATTCGGTCGTCACCGCTGACGGGGCCAAGGCTCTGGCGATCCGTGCGTTCCTCCCTGAGGCCAGAAAGGCCGGTGTCGTCGATCTCTCGAAGGGAGAGCCGGGCAAGCTCATCCCGATGGAGAAGACCCACGCCGACGGCTTCTTCGAGGTCGTTTTCACCGACCGTACAGCCCCGTTTCCCTACCGACTGCGCGTCGAGAACCATGAGGGCCATTCGTGGGAGTCGGTGGATCCCTACGCTTTCGAGCCGATCCTGACCGACTTCGACCTACACCTGCTCGGCGAAGGAACCCATCTCCGGAATTATGAGAAGCTCGGGGCTCACCTGGTCACGCATCAGGGCTATCGCGGCGTCCTCTTCGCCGTGTGGGCTCCGAACGCCCAGCGTGTGAGCGTGGTCGGCAACTTCAATCACTGGGACGGCCGCCGCCACCTGATGCGCAGTCGAGGCGCCACCGGCATCTGGGAGATCTTCATCCCCGACCTCTGCGAAGGCGAGGTCTACAAGTTCGAGATCAAGAGTCGACACCACGGCTACACCGTTCTGAAGTCAGACCCCTACGGCCTGGCTTCCGAGATGCGTCCCAAGACCGCCTCCGTCGTCTGGGACATCGAGCGTTTCTCCTGGGGCGATAAGGATTGGATGGCCACCCGGGCTTCCCGGCAGGCTCTCGACAAGCCGATGGCCTTCTACGAGGTCCATCTCGGCTCCTGGAAGCGGAAGGTCGAAAAGGAGAACGGCTTTCTCAGCTATCGAGATCTGGCCGAGCAACTCGTCGAATATCTCGACAAGACCCACTTCACGCACGTCGAGCTGCTGCCGATTACCGAGCACCCGTTCGACGGCAGCTGGGGCTACCAGCCCGTCGGCTACTTCGCCCCGACGGCTCGGCACGGCAATCCGGACGATTTCGCCGGCTTCGTCGACTATCTGCACCAGCACGGGTACGGCGTCATCCTCGACTGGGTCCCGGCCCACTTCCCGTCCGACCTCCACGGCCTGGGCTATTTCGACGGCACCCACCTGTACGAGCACGCCGATCCCCGCCTTGGCGAGCATCGGGATTGGGGCACCAAGATCTTCAACTACGGCCGCCCCGAGGTCCGCAACTTCCTTCTGGGGAACGCCCTGTTCTGGCTCGATCGTTACCACATCGACGGCCTCCGCGTGGACGCCGTCGCCTCGATGCTTTACCTCGACTACTCCCGCAACCCGGGCGAGTGGGTCCCCAACATCTTCGGCGGCAACGAGAACCTTGAGGCGATCGACTTTCTCAAGACGCTCAACGAGATCTGCCACCGCGAGCACCCTGGCATCCTGACGATCGCCGAGGAGTCCACGAGCTGGTCCGGCGTGTCTCGGCCGACCTATCTGGGAGGTCTCGGGTTCAGCCTCAAGTGGAACATGGGCTGGATGAACGACACCCTGCGCTACATGGCGAAGGACCCGGTCCACCGCAAGTACGAGCACGGCGCGCTGACGTTCAGCATGATCTACGCCTTCACTGAGAACTTCATCCTGCCGCTCTCCCACGACGAGGTCGTGCACGGCAAGAAGTCGTTGCTCGACAAGATGCCCGGCGACCTCTGGCAGAAGTTCGCCAACCTCCGGCTCCTCTACGGCTACATGTACGGTCACCCGGGCAAGAAGCTTCTGTTCATGGGGGACGAGATCGCCCAGTGGCGCGAGTGGAGCCACGACGAGAGCGTCGACTGGCACCTCATGCAGTGGAAGGACCACCAGGGGGTCTTCCAACTGGTCTCGGATCTCAACAGCCTCTATCGTCGTGAACCGGCGCTGCACCAGGTCGACTTCGACTGGCAGGGCTACGAGTGGCTCGAACTCCACGACTGGGAGAACAGCGTCATCGCCTTCCTCCGCCGCGGCAAGGAGACGGAGGAAGGGGTCGTCGTCGTCTGCAACTTCACGCCCGTCGTCCGGTACGACTATCGCGTCGGCGTTCCCACAGGGGGCTTCTATCGCGAGATCTTGAACACGGACGCAGACGTGTACGGCGGATCGAACGTCGGCAACCAGGGAGGGGCCTGGGCCGTTCGCGAGCCGCATGCAGGCCGGCCGTTCCAGATTTCTCTCAAGATTCCGCCGTTGGGCGTCCTCTTCCTGAAGGTCCCCAAGTCGGGCGAGGCAGCGGACGGCAAGTGAGCCCTCCTCAGCCCTCGAAATCCTCCAGCTTCGGCCCGCGGGCCCGCGACCCCTTGCCGGCGGTCGCGGGCGCGGCCGAGTCCTGGGGGAGCAAGTCGTCGATAGCGACGTTCCAGGTCATGTGGCCGATGGCGACGGTGGCCGTCTTCTTTCGCTGGTCGATCTTCACAATGCGGCCGGGACGATCGTAGCCCATCTTCGGAACGACGACCTTGTCGCCCGGCTGGAGCCGGGCTCGGGCTTCGGCGAGCGTCTCCTCACGTTGAGCCTCCATGTGGAGCGACTGGAGCCTCTCGTGGAGCACGTCTCGGGTCCGCTCGGCGTCGGCCTGAGCCGCGATGGCTTCCTGGCGGGCTTCCTCGGCGTCGCGTCGCATCCGGGCGATGAGATCCCATTCCGGGACCGTCGAGCCCTGGGTTTGATCCAGATAGCGCTGGGCGCGGGCGACAAGATGCTCCGCCAGATTGAGGCGGCGGGCGATCTTCAGGGCGTTCGACTGGCCGACGTCGCCGATGTGCAGATGGTAGCGAGGCCGGAGGGTTTCCACGTCGAACTCGACGGCCGCGTTCTCAGCCCGAGGGTTGCTGAGGGCGTAGGTCTTGAGATCTCCGATGTGGGTCGTGACCATCGCCAGGCAGCCGATCGAATCGAGTTCGTCGAGCATCGCCCGGCCGAGAGCGGCGCCCTCAGCGGGATCGGTTCCGGCCCCGAGTTCGTCGAGGATCACCAGCGACTTCTCGGTCGCCCTGCCGAAGATCTCGGAAATGCGTCGGACGTGAGATGAGAACGTCGAGAGCGATTGCTCCAGGCTCTGCTCGTCGCCGATATCCGCCAGGACCTGGTCGAAGACCGGGATCTGTGAGCCCTCGGCCGCGGGGATGTGCAGACCCATCTGGGCCATCAGGGCGAGCAGCCCCACCGTCTTGAGGGCCACGGTCTTGCCGCCGGTGTTCGGCCCCGTGATGATCAGGACCTGGAACCGAAGGCCGAGATGGACGTCGATCGGAACGACCTCGCGCTCGCGGGGCGGCGGTTCGACGACCTGCGGCGGTTCGCTCCCCTCCGTCGTCGCGGGCTGGGCTTCGACGCTCAACGCGGGGTCATTGCGGAGGATCGCCTCAAGGACCGGATGGCGGGCCTGCCTCAGCACGAGCTTCCGCTCCTCATTGAGGTCGGGCGCTCTCATCTGGTAGTCGACGGAGTATCGAGCCTTGGCATAGATCAAGTCGAGTTCCGCCATGGTCTCCAGCGTGCCGAGTAACGAGTCGGCGACGAGCCCAACCTGCGCGGTAAGCCAGCGAAGAATGCGGCGGATCTCCTTCTGTTCACGAGCGCGAAGGTAGGAGAGCTGCGCCGATTTCTCCGCGATCGCGAGAGGCTCGATGTAGACCGTTTCGTTGCTCGCGCTGGTCCTTTGGACGGAGCCGGCGATCTCGCCGCGATGGTCCTTGGAGACTGGCAGGACGTAGTGGTGGCCGACCATCGTAAAGTTCGAATACCGAAGCGCCCGCTTCACCTCGGGCGATCGAAGCATCGATCGGAGCTTCTCCTGGATCCTGGCTTCGACTTCTTCCATCTCGCGACGGATTGTCGAGAGTCGTCGACTGGCCGTGTCGATCACGTTGGCCCGGCTGTCGAGGCAACCCTCGATGGCCGTCGTCACGCCGCCGAACTCGCCGACGTCGGCCCGCATGCCGCCGAGGCGAGGGAAGTTGTCTCCCATTCGTTCGAGCCAGGCGGCCAGCCCGGCGATCGAACGAAGGGTTTCCGAGACCTGGGCGAGTTCCTCGGCTTCGAGGACGGCGCCGATCTGGGCGCGGCGGACGAGCGGCCGGATGTCGTGAAGACCTCCGAGCGGGGGACGGAGGCCGGAGCGGATCGCCTCGACCATCTCCGTCGTCGCGGCCAGCTTTGAAACGATCCCGGCCAGGTCGCGCGAGGGCTCGAGCGCCGTCGCCGCTTCTTTACCTAACGAGCAAGCCGCGCGGGCTGCAACCAGCGCGCGGACCTTGGAAACACCCAGCAGATCGAGCGTGTGACTGTCCATCTCGCCTCTCGGAAGCCGACGCGACGACCACAGGGAATGATCCCCCATCGGTCAGGGGGATGGGATCTCCTCGGACGCACAGGACCAAGGCGCGGTTCGCGTCATCACTCGATTATGGCGGATGCGTGTTCGGCGGGGCCATCCCAAGAGGCGCGTGAATCGACGGAGCGGCCGGGGTCAGTGAGGAGCGACGTCCGGCCGAAACTCCGCAGCGGCGCTCTGGGAGGCTGCTTCGTCGGCGGGCGAGGCCGGCGTCGCCGGCGCCCGCATGTCGGCCGGTGTGGCGGCGAGGATCGGTTCGAGGTCCTTGCGCCATGGGGTGGGTTCGGTCCCCAGGTCCTTGCCGGTGATCTTGCGGAGCGCGTTGAGCGAGGCCAACCGGATGGCTGGGTCTTCGTTCTCCATCGCGTCGAGCAGCACCTTGTAGATCCTCGGGTCGTTGCTCTTCAATTCGGCGAGCCCGTCGATCGCGGCGATCCGCACGTCCTCGACGTTGTCGACGGCCATCGACTGGGCCAGGCTTGTGGCGTCCTCGCTCCGGCCGATCTTGCCGAGCGCCCGACAGGCCTCGACGCGAACGACGGCTTCGTGGTGGCGGACGGCCTTCAGCAGGACCTCGCGAGCGGAGTCGTCGCCGATCTCGCCGAGCGTCCGGCAGATGATGGCGCGGCTGGCGATCGGCTCGTTCCCCTTCTGGTAGCGGTCGATCAGGACGGCGACGGCCTCATGGCGTTGCTCGTCCGATTCGAAGACGTCCTTCGAGGCCAGCTTGGTATAGGCGATGTACCGGATGTTGGGGTCGGGATTGTTGCGGACGTGGCCGAGGAAGCTCCGCGCTGTGGTTCCGACGTACGTGCTGCAACCGGTCGCGCACGCAGCCAGGGCGAGGACCCAACGGGCCGCCGCGCGTCGCGTCGCGCTGTTCCTGAAAGCTCGGTCGTCCATGACGAGGGACCATCCTTCGGCGAGGGGCGGGCGTCGCGAGCGCGAAGGGCGAGGCCCGTCGCCGACGCCGAGGCGACGAGGCGCGGGGATCATAGCGAGGATCGTTCAACACGCCAAGAGCGGCTTCGGCTTCCTCGGCGATGCGCATGAAAAAGGGCCGAAGCCCGGCGTGGTCGCGGACTCGGCCCGTGGGTCCAACCAGCCCCGAGATCGGCTTCAGGCCGACGGGGTGGAGGTGGGTTCGGCCTTCGAGGCGTGGTGCTTCTCGCCGAGCTTGGTCACGTGGTACTTGAAGAACTCCCCCTCCTTCTTGCCCTTCTTGATCAGCTTCTTCGTCTGCAGCGAATCGAGCTGCTTCTGGATCTTCTTGGACGCCACCAGTCCGATCTCGCCAGCGCCGACGATCTCCTTGAGGAGGTTCGTCTGAGCGTCGCTCAGCTTGATCGCGGGGGCGGCCTTCTTGGGGGCGGCCTTCTTCACCGGAGCGGCGGCCTTGGGAGCGGCGGCCTTCTTCGGAGGGGCGACCTTCTTCACGGCGGCGGCCTTGGGGGCGGCGGCCTTCTTGGGGGCGGCCTTCTTCACAGCGGCCTTAGGGGTGCTGCTCTTCGGTGCTGCTTTCTTCGTGGCCATCGGGCACCTCGTCTCGGTCGTGTTCTCGAATCGGACCCTCTCATTGAGCGGTCCCTGCGCCAATTCATACCAAATCTTTGACCTAGTGGAAGGGGAAGATGAACGGAAATCGCGGTTTTTCTCGGATTTTTTCGGGTTTTTCAGCCTCGCGCGCCCCTCGCATCAGAGTAGTCAGGTTCACTTTTCTAGCATGACGTGAAATTACATTGAAGCGTTACTAGGTTCATGTAATGCAGTTTCACCCCGTAATTTACAGGGTTTGCTCGATCGACTCTCGACGACGACGCGCCGACCGCGCGCCGATTCCGAGCTTCGACGAGCGCTGCGAGGTCCACTTCGCGCGATCACGCGCCGAACGTGACTTCGGAACGCGCGAAGGCCGCGCAGAGGGAGGCGCGCGACCTCGAATCGATGATGGACAGGGGCGGCCATGTGACGACCCCACCGGCGCGATCGACGCGCGTTCGAGGAGCGCTCGGCGCTGAACGAGACCCTGCGCGTCTCCGCGCTTTCGAGGAGTCGAAGGCTCGACTCATCCGGGGCTCGCGCGTCGCTGATGAGGTCTGCGCGGCGACCTCACTCCGACGGGCCTGACTGAGTCCTCTCCCGCGCCGCGAGTCGTCGATCCTGAGAGTCGACGTCATCGTGAGAGTCCTCTGACCGTCGCGCGCTCCGCTCATCGATCGGCCTCCGCAAGACGCGCCGAAGTTCAACCGGCTGGGACCACCGCGACCCATGCGCGAGGAGCTGTTCGGAGATCGCGACGACGACCTCGCTCGCCCCAAGGCCTCGTGACGAATCGATGGATCTGAGAGGCGCTTCACTCCCAGCGTCGCGATCAGTCAAAGACCCACCCAGGGCGCATGCTCGACTCGGTCGGGGCGTCTCACGAGAACCTCGGTCTGAGCCGATCGCGTCGAACCTCTCTCGACCTGACGGCGTGGCTCGCTCCGTGGAGAGCGAGTGGTCCCGACGCCGTCGTTTCCTCGCTTGCTTCGCTCCACATCGTGGTCTACAATGACTGAACAAAAACACACAGGCGTTCGAGGGGCTGAGGGCTTCCGGTGATTACTCAGATTCGAGGCGTGCTCCGCGCAGTGGGAGAAGAGAGCCTGACGCTTGGGGTCGACCCGTTCGAACTCGAGGTGTTGATCCCCGAGCACACGCGGAGGCAGGTGCAGGGGAAGCTCGGCGAGTCGGTCACGCTCCACACCACCTTCTATATAGAGGGACAGGCGATGGGGGGGCGTATGAACCCCCGCTTGATCGGATTCCTGTCGACGGTGGACCGCGAGTTCTTCGATACCTTCTGCTCGGTCGACGGCGTCGGAATGCGGAAAGCGCTGCGGGCGATGGTTCGGCCGGTTCGGGAGATCGCGCGGATCATTCAGGAGCAGGACGTGAAGATGCTCTCCACGTTCCCGGGCATCGGCGAGGCGATGGCCGAGCGGATCGTGGCGAAGCTCCGCCGCAAGGTCGGCATATTCGCTCTGATCGTTAACCCCGACGGGACGACGTCGACCCCAGCGGCTACGAATGGTGAGGCGGCGCATGCCGAGCCCGACGTGGTCAGCGACGCCTACGCAGCGCTGCTCGCGGTCGGCCACAGTGAGATGCAGGCTCGGGCGATGCTGGATCGCGCGCTCTCGGGCCGGAAGAAGTTCAAGTCGCTGTCCGATCTGATCGAAGCGATCTACCAGCAGGAGAAGTCGTAATCCGTCGCCCGGTCGAGACGACGTGTGGGAGAACCACGCCATGGCCCGAGAAGTGAAGATCAAAGGGAAGCCGAACGACGATCGGGACCGCGAGCCGTCGCCTGCGGCTCGCGACGAGGCGCAGTCTCCCCCCGACCCCATCGAGGAGAAGCTCCGTCCCCAGCGCCTTTCCGAGATCATCGGTCAGCGCGCGGTGGCTGAGCGGCTCTCGATCGCACTCGCCGCCGCCAAGAAGCGTGGGGAGCCACTGCCGCACATCCTCTTCGATGGTCCGCCCGGTCTGGGCAAGACGACCTTCGCGGGCGTGCTCCACAACGAACTCGGGGTCGAGTTGAACCTGACCAGCGGCGCGTCGCTCGACAAGAAGATGGACGTCATGCCCTACCTGACCAACGCGTCAGAGGGGTCCATCCTCTTTATTGATGAAATCCATCGCCTCCCTCGCGCCGTCGAAGAGTTCATCTACCCGGTGATGGAGGACTTCCGCGTCGACGTGGTCCTGGGCGAGGGGATGTCGGCCCGGACGATCAACCTGCCGCTGAAGAAGTTCACCATCATCGGGGCCACGACTCGGAGCGGCATGCTCTCCTCGCCGCTCCGTGAGCGATTCCACATGCACGAGCATCTGGAGTTCTATGACCCCGAGGATCTGGCGCGGATCATCACGATCAACGCCGGCAAGCTCCGCGCGCCGATCACCCCGGAAGCAGCCTGGGAATTGGCGGAACGCAGTCGGGGGACGCCTCGAATCGCCAACGCCCGCCTACGGTGGGTTCGCGACTACGCCCTCGCCCGGGCTGACGGCGGCATCGACGTCCCAATCGCCCGCGATGCGCTGGCCATGCAGGAGATCGACTCCGAAGGCATGGACAAGCAAGACCGGCGATACCTGGATACGCTGATCCGCGTCTTCAAGGGAGGGCCGACGGGCGCCGAGGCGCTCGCCGCGACGATGACCCTTTCCGTCGACACGATCCGCGATGAGGTCGAGCCCTATCTCCTGCGTCGCGAATTCGTCGTGAGGACCCCGCGCGGTCGCGTGGCCACGTCGGCCGCCTACCGCCACCTGGGTCTCGCCGAGCCCGAACGCGAGCCCGTGGAAGACATCCTCGACCCTCAGCGCCGCTTGTTCCTCTGATAGGGGATCGTCGCTCGGCGGAGTCGGTCGCGAATCGCGTCCCACTCCGCTCCGGCGGGGGGCTCGACCGCGACGATGAGGTCGAGTCGTCGGGCGTCAAGGTTGTGGAGCGTCTCGTAGAACTCCCTGGCCGCGACGTCGGAAGTCGGCTGGATGAACCGGACCACCTGAGCGGGGATGTGATTGAGGTCGATCGGCTCGAAGGCGACGAGGGCGGCTCGTTCCGGCCAGTCGACATCGGTCAATCGCGCCGACGATTCAACCCTGACGGCCGGGGTTCGCGGCGCGTAGTGCACGGAGAGCATGCCGGGGCTCGCATGCGGGCCGGCTTGCCTCGTTTCGGTCTCTCCGTGGCTTCTCGGTGCGACGGTGGTCGTCGAAAGCGCTTCGGCTAGCTCGGCGGGGCCGATTGGTCCCGGTCGAAGGACGGCCGGCGGATCGGCAGTGAGGTCCACGACGGTTGATTCGAGGCCGACCGTGGTGGGGCCGCTGTCGAGGATGAGATGGACGCGTCCGTCCAGGTCGGCGAGGACGTGCTCCGCGCGTGTCGGCGAGATTCGGTTCGATCGATTAGCGCTCGGGGCCGCCAGAGGGAGTCCGACGCATTCGACGAGCCGCCGGGCCACGGTCGGGGCCGGGACGCGTAGGCCAACAGTGGGACCGCCGCCGGTCACCACCTCGGGAACGTCCACGGTTCGGGGCAGGACGAGGGTCAGCGGGCCCGGCCAGAAGCGGCGAGCGAGAACATCCGCTCGGGCCGACCAGTCGGTGGTGTATCGTTTCGCCTGGTCGATTCCGGCGACGTGCACGATGAGAGGATTGAAAGAAGGACGGCCCTTGGCCTCGAAGATTCGTCGAACAGCCTCGGCGTCGGTGGCTACCGCGCCGAGGCCGTAAACGGTCTCCGTGGCAAACGCTACGAGGCCGCCTCCGAGCAACACGGCGGCGGCCTCGTTCAGTATGTCGACCTCAGGCTCGTCGCGAGCCACGGCGATGACCCGCGTATGGATCACAGCGAGAGACTCAACGTTCGGGAAGCAGCACGGCGGCGGCGATCACGGTCGTCCACAGGCCGTCCTTGTGGCCGACTGCCGTCTGGGTCACTTCCTTCGTCTTGTAAATGACGTCGGCGATCTTCCACTGCTCGCGCTTTTCGTCCCACGAGCTGTTGGGGTTGAACTCCACACCCAGAATCGTCGCCAGCATTTCAGCGGCAAGATCCTCGGCGTAGTCGGCCGCTGCCTTGGCGGTCTGACCGTAGGCGTGGTGCTCGGAAAGATAGCCGAACTGGTCGCGGTCCTTGGGGATGGCGACGCCAACACTGGAGGCGACCAGGCGGTTGGGCTCGGCCGTGGCGCACTCGCTGATAACGACGTGGACGATCTGACCGGGCATCAGTTCCTTGAGCCCCTGGTCGATCGAGACCTCCTTGCAGCGCGGCGGGAAGATGCTGGAGACCCGCACCAGGTTGTAGCAGGCGATCCGAGCGTCCCGGAGGGCCAGCTCGAAGCTGGTCAACTTTTCGCGGTGGGTACCGACTCCCTTGGTGAAGAACAACTTCGCTGGTACGTACATCTCTGGCTTGAGTCCTCCCGCATCGGCCGGTCCGGAATGGACGTCGGCCGACCGACTGTCCGCGGCTGTCCCCCGGCGATTCCGCTCGACGCGATAATTCCGACGGGGGCCTGAATTATCGTGCCGGATGCGGTTCGCATCAAGGTCAGCCCAGGCGACTGTTCGCGATATCCACCGAGCCGACGGCGAAATTCGACCGCAGGTCCCTGATGGCGTGCCGTCGATGCACCTGCCGGCGTGGCGAGGTTTCGGCGTTCGGTTGATCGAGGATCGACGAGCGGAACCGGTCGAGAACCTTCAACGCGCAGTATACCGATCTGCAGTCGGCTCGCGCCTGGCCAGCGACCGGATCGATCAAAGGATCAATCGAATCAGCCCACCTGAAGGATGGGTTCAGGCATTGGAGGATCGCTCATCTCGCGTTGAACCTGTACGAACGCGAGGTGAGAATCAAAATAACCTGGACGACGAGACGTCGTATCCAGGAATCGACACAAGAGTGTGTCGAGCGGGTGGGAAGCGAGGATGACGGGGCTCGAACCCGCAACCTCCGGCGTGACAGGCCGGTGCTCTAACCAATTGAGCTACATCCCCAAGGACGGCGGGTTTTTTTGCGGCCCGACTCGTCGCGGTTGGTAAGAACAAGATTAATCTCAGCCCCGGGGGAAGTCAAGAGTCTCGGCTGGCTGATTTCATAAGACGAGACTTCAGAGAAGCTTAGGGAGTACCAGCCCTCGCAGACCGCCTCCCGGTTTGAGCGGGAGGCGGCCTGGGTGAGCGAGTCGTGAGTTCGATGACTCACTTCAACTCAGTAGGCGTCCGAGCTAATGACTTCACCACCGCCTCGCGTGCCGAGCGCCCAGTAGGTCGGCATCGAGATCGAGCCCTTGACGAACTTCACACTGCCGTCGCCCATCATCATGTTGGCGCCGCCCGAGTGATAGCTCTGGGCGTTCGAGTAATCCATGCTGGCCCCGTCGCAGCCGCCGCCGCAGTCGGTCCGGCAGGCTGCCCATTTGTACTGGGTGCTGTTGGGCGGGACGATTGTGTTGAAGAGCGTGGCGCCCATCCCTCCGATGCCCCAGTCATGACCATGGCCGACGGACAGGTTGCCGGAATTGGACGCGACGAACTTGTTGGAACATGTCTGCAAGTCGGTCAGAACGAGCGCCTGGTTTTGATTGGCGTTCAGGAACCAGGCGTTGCCGGAGAGGCCGGCCCCCATGACCATCGCGCCTGGGACCGGTGATTGGATCATGGGCCCTGCCTGCCCTTCCGAGAAGGCGATGGTGTTCGACGTCCCGTCGGTGATGTCGCGGATGCCGTAGGAGAGACGGAAGCCGAACACGCCCGATGTGGGGGAGGTTCGGTTGGCCGCGATGGGACCGCCTCGGGGCGGGGTGTCGTCGCCGGCGTTCGTCGTGGGACCGACGCTGCCGTAGTAGCAGTTGTCGTTCACCCGACCGCCGTTCGAGTCGGAGGGACAGAGGAACGCTGCGATCTTGGCGTTGTAGCCGGTGGCGTTGGCCGAGCTGGCGTAGTCGCTCCCCCGCCCTTCCATCATGAAGTTGATCGAGTTGTAGAGAGCGGACTGCTCCATGTAGTTAAGGAGCGCGGCGTGGGCCGACCAGTTGTTCCAGGTCGTGTACGTGATGGATCCGCCGTAGTTGTAATTGCACAACGACGCCCCCATCGGGAAGACGTCGTTGGCTGAGTGGTAATTGTGCATCGCCAACCCGATCTGCTTCAGGTTGTTGACGCACTGGGCGCGCCGGGCGGCTTCGCGAGCTGCCTGCACGGCCGGCAGCAGCAGCGCGATGAGAACGGCGATGATCGCGATCACCACCAACAATTCGATCAGCGTGAAGCCGCTACGGGACGAAAGCCCCGCGGAGCGGGAATTCGCCATGGGATGGCACTCCTTCAGCAGATAAGACCGAGGCGAGGCTTGCACGACTAACCCTCGCCGAACCGCGACAAGGCAACGATGCTTCGAATCAGTCCCAAAGCGACGTTCCACCCCTGGACGCCGTGACGCGAATTGATCCGGGTCGGGGCGGAATCAAAGAGAGTCCAGACGGGGATGGCCGCATGAAGGCCGGCGTGCTGTGGCGTCGGCCCAGAAGAGGGCCAAGCAACTGACGCAGAAACGCCCGCCACGCAGCGGCGCCGACGTGAGGCGTCTCAAGAAGTCTCTTTGGCTTCCTTCATGAATGAAGAATACGACTCTCTCCCCGATGCGTCTAGTCGCCGGAGTCGCATGGGAAGGATTTCCACATGCCGAATTCGTTAAGAGATTGGATCGCAGCCACACTTCGAGCGTTGTCCCGACTCATGGACTCGACGATCCGTGAGGGTGGCTTCCTTGTGGATGTGAACGTGTTGGGTTCGTCACTCGCGGGCCATGCGACGCGGACGCTGGAGGCGAAGCCCGTTCAGGTCGAGTATCATACAGGTCCGCTTCCCGAATCGTCGCGATCTCTCAAACGTTCCCGCGATCGACCTGGACCCCGGAGACGTGTCTGGGATTGTCTCGCCGTCCGCTTCGGGGTCTTTGGCGGGGACGATTTCGAGACCGTATACACGGGTGCCGGTGAGGTCTGGTCCTCCGGTGGGCGCGCCATTCAGTTCGCTCCGATGGTCTCGTAGGCTAGGGCTATACGGTCGACGTGGAGTGTGC
The nucleotide sequence above comes from Paludisphaera rhizosphaerae. Encoded proteins:
- the ruvA gene encoding Holliday junction branch migration protein RuvA produces the protein MITQIRGVLRAVGEESLTLGVDPFELEVLIPEHTRRQVQGKLGESVTLHTTFYIEGQAMGGRMNPRLIGFLSTVDREFFDTFCSVDGVGMRKALRAMVRPVREIARIIQEQDVKMLSTFPGIGEAMAERIVAKLRRKVGIFALIVNPDGTTSTPAATNGEAAHAEPDVVSDAYAALLAVGHSEMQARAMLDRALSGRKKFKSLSDLIEAIYQQEKS
- a CDS encoding HEAT repeat domain-containing protein encodes the protein MDDRAFRNSATRRAAARWVLALAACATGCSTYVGTTARSFLGHVRNNPDPNIRYIAYTKLASKDVFESDEQRHEAVAVLIDRYQKGNEPIASRAIICRTLGEIGDDSAREVLLKAVRHHEAVVRVEACRALGKIGRSEDATSLAQSMAVDNVEDVRIAAIDGLAELKSNDPRIYKVLLDAMENEDPAIRLASLNALRKITGKDLGTEPTPWRKDLEPILAATPADMRAPATPASPADEAASQSAAAEFRPDVAPH
- the ruvB gene encoding Holliday junction branch migration DNA helicase RuvB; this encodes MAREVKIKGKPNDDRDREPSPAARDEAQSPPDPIEEKLRPQRLSEIIGQRAVAERLSIALAAAKKRGEPLPHILFDGPPGLGKTTFAGVLHNELGVELNLTSGASLDKKMDVMPYLTNASEGSILFIDEIHRLPRAVEEFIYPVMEDFRVDVVLGEGMSARTINLPLKKFTIIGATTRSGMLSSPLRERFHMHEHLEFYDPEDLARIITINAGKLRAPITPEAAWELAERSRGTPRIANARLRWVRDYALARADGGIDVPIARDALAMQEIDSEGMDKQDRRYLDTLIRVFKGGPTGAEALAATMTLSVDTIRDEVEPYLLRREFVVRTPRGRVATSAAYRHLGLAEPEREPVEDILDPQRRLFL
- a CDS encoding L-threonylcarbamoyladenylate synthase, with translation MIHTRVIAVARDEPEVDILNEAAAVLLGGGLVAFATETVYGLGAVATDAEAVRRIFEAKGRPSFNPLIVHVAGIDQAKRYTTDWSARADVLARRFWPGPLTLVLPRTVDVPEVVTGGGPTVGLRVPAPTVARRLVECVGLPLAAPSANRSNRISPTRAEHVLADLDGRVHLILDSGPTTVGLESTVVDLTADPPAVLRPGPIGPAELAEALSTTTVAPRSHGETETRQAGPHASPGMLSVHYAPRTPAVRVESSARLTDVDWPERAALVAFEPIDLNHIPAQVVRFIQPTSDVAAREFYETLHNLDARRLDLIVAVEPPAGAEWDAIRDRLRRATIPYQRNKRR
- a CDS encoding endonuclease MutS2, with the protein product MDSHTLDLLGVSKVRALVAARAACSLGKEAATALEPSRDLAGIVSKLAATTEMVEAIRSGLRPPLGGLHDIRPLVRRAQIGAVLEAEELAQVSETLRSIAGLAAWLERMGDNFPRLGGMRADVGEFGGVTTAIEGCLDSRANVIDTASRRLSTIRREMEEVEARIQEKLRSMLRSPEVKRALRYSNFTMVGHHYVLPVSKDHRGEIAGSVQRTSASNETVYIEPLAIAEKSAQLSYLRAREQKEIRRILRWLTAQVGLVADSLLGTLETMAELDLIYAKARYSVDYQMRAPDLNEERKLVLRQARHPVLEAILRNDPALSVEAQPATTEGSEPPQVVEPPPREREVVPIDVHLGLRFQVLIITGPNTGGKTVALKTVGLLALMAQMGLHIPAAEGSQIPVFDQVLADIGDEQSLEQSLSTFSSHVRRISEIFGRATEKSLVILDELGAGTDPAEGAALGRAMLDELDSIGCLAMVTTHIGDLKTYALSNPRAENAAVEFDVETLRPRYHLHIGDVGQSNALKIARRLNLAEHLVARAQRYLDQTQGSTVPEWDLIARMRRDAEEARQEAIAAQADAERTRDVLHERLQSLHMEAQREETLAEARARLQPGDKVVVPKMGYDRPGRIVKIDQRKKTATVAIGHMTWNVAIDDLLPQDSAAPATAGKGSRARGPKLEDFEG
- the glgB gene encoding 1,4-alpha-glucan branching protein GlgB; its protein translation is MALMTRQYSTVTQADLDLVIQANHWNPFTVLGPHSVVTADGAKALAIRAFLPEARKAGVVDLSKGEPGKLIPMEKTHADGFFEVVFTDRTAPFPYRLRVENHEGHSWESVDPYAFEPILTDFDLHLLGEGTHLRNYEKLGAHLVTHQGYRGVLFAVWAPNAQRVSVVGNFNHWDGRRHLMRSRGATGIWEIFIPDLCEGEVYKFEIKSRHHGYTVLKSDPYGLASEMRPKTASVVWDIERFSWGDKDWMATRASRQALDKPMAFYEVHLGSWKRKVEKENGFLSYRDLAEQLVEYLDKTHFTHVELLPITEHPFDGSWGYQPVGYFAPTARHGNPDDFAGFVDYLHQHGYGVILDWVPAHFPSDLHGLGYFDGTHLYEHADPRLGEHRDWGTKIFNYGRPEVRNFLLGNALFWLDRYHIDGLRVDAVASMLYLDYSRNPGEWVPNIFGGNENLEAIDFLKTLNEICHREHPGILTIAEESTSWSGVSRPTYLGGLGFSLKWNMGWMNDTLRYMAKDPVHRKYEHGALTFSMIYAFTENFILPLSHDEVVHGKKSLLDKMPGDLWQKFANLRLLYGYMYGHPGKKLLFMGDEIAQWREWSHDESVDWHLMQWKDHQGVFQLVSDLNSLYRREPALHQVDFDWQGYEWLELHDWENSVIAFLRRGKETEEGVVVVCNFTPVVRYDYRVGVPTGGFYREILNTDADVYGGSNVGNQGGAWAVREPHAGRPFQISLKIPPLGVLFLKVPKSGEAADGK